One segment of candidate division KSB1 bacterium DNA contains the following:
- a CDS encoding TonB-dependent receptor — protein MKLRIRTPRLLFLICMLATTAFAGVTGKIAGKVVDTETGEPLPGANIIIEGTQMGAAANLQGEFIIINVPPGVYTLKISMMGYKTQVRSNVQVSIDLTTQVNVKLEPSVIAGEEVTVVAERPLVRMDQTSSMATVGAQQIADLPVQTIGEVLELQAGVVNRGGWHIRGGRADEVAFWIDGVPVTNVNNYSQGITVENYAIQELQVISGTFNAEYGQAMSGIVNIITKEGSPKFNGQVRAYVGDYVSNRDEFEVLDRVVTLYDESGKAVGVKGITSNPLRLFNPEYNYDLSLSGPIPGTKDKLTFFVNGRTNSGSGYYYGRNWFLPTGVPGDSSLVKMSEYHHNSLQGKLTWRPSGVFKLSYNALWNKDDSPRSFSQQQRYVPLGTSQSHSLNQSHIVSLNHVLSPKTFYEVRFNYLDYRGKSYVFADPNARPDYYIYIYPDTTADGIVLPDLTLNPLKSKEDSIRFEQLKQERRRYQWIIDPNGPIGYIHPDSNSVPASYSFWNDGSGRNYSRSRTQSWIAKFDLSSQIDRINLVKAGFEFRTHRLDNSSYSLIAATNPASNEEIVPYMPTIPPIDSPQRSDYVRTPKEFSAYIQDKMELKEIIFNIGLRFDWFDANYVVPTFSDDPDIYHPIKPENTYKNWTPPPAGLNQAEYDAYLRQFEKYTPEERRAFMHKKVKPKMQLSPRLGIAYPITDAGVIHFSYGHFFQIPAYNQMYTNPDFKINPSGGNIIFGNADLNAKRTVQYEIGLQQQIAKDLGIDVTIFYKDIRDWVGTSPLVRTAIPSVLYSTYENKDYSNVRGITFKMEKRMAANFSANLDYTFQIAEGSYSNPNDAFNAQVNNNEPRLNLIPLDWDRRHSLNMQLIYYKNRWTVSAIGRFYSGFPYTPSFPRAQFVGGSALSSLPENSSRNPNQKVVDLRINRQFRLAGLDFNLFAYINNLFDSDDAVAVYSDTGSPDYTTNITPSRVSYDSKRVGTVEHYVLQPGYYTAPRQIQVGFSVGF, from the coding sequence ATGAAGCTGAGAATAAGAACTCCTCGGCTGCTTTTCCTCATCTGCATGCTGGCGACAACCGCTTTTGCGGGTGTCACCGGCAAGATCGCCGGAAAAGTAGTCGATACGGAAACCGGCGAACCTTTGCCCGGAGCCAACATTATCATCGAAGGGACGCAGATGGGCGCCGCGGCCAATCTGCAGGGCGAATTTATCATCATCAACGTGCCGCCGGGCGTATATACGCTAAAGATCAGCATGATGGGTTATAAAACCCAGGTGAGATCGAACGTCCAGGTCAGCATCGACCTGACGACGCAGGTGAATGTCAAGCTGGAGCCGAGCGTGATTGCCGGTGAAGAGGTGACGGTGGTGGCGGAGCGTCCGCTGGTGCGCATGGACCAGACCTCTTCGATGGCAACGGTCGGGGCGCAGCAAATTGCCGATTTACCGGTGCAGACCATCGGCGAGGTGCTCGAGCTGCAGGCCGGTGTAGTTAACCGAGGCGGTTGGCACATCCGCGGCGGACGCGCCGACGAGGTTGCCTTCTGGATCGACGGCGTGCCGGTGACCAACGTCAACAACTACAGCCAAGGCATTACGGTTGAAAATTATGCCATCCAGGAGCTGCAGGTTATTTCGGGTACATTCAACGCCGAGTACGGTCAGGCCATGTCCGGTATTGTAAACATCATCACCAAAGAAGGCAGCCCGAAATTCAACGGCCAAGTGCGCGCCTACGTCGGCGATTATGTCTCCAATCGCGACGAATTCGAGGTTCTTGATCGAGTAGTGACGCTTTATGATGAGTCCGGCAAAGCGGTCGGCGTTAAAGGGATCACCTCCAATCCTTTGCGGTTGTTCAATCCGGAATACAATTATGATCTCAGCCTCAGCGGGCCGATTCCGGGGACGAAAGACAAGCTGACCTTTTTCGTCAACGGCCGCACCAATTCGGGCAGCGGTTATTACTACGGTCGCAACTGGTTTTTGCCCACCGGCGTTCCGGGAGACAGCTCGCTTGTAAAGATGAGCGAATACCATCACAATTCGCTTCAGGGCAAACTGACATGGCGGCCGAGCGGTGTCTTTAAGCTCAGCTATAATGCGTTATGGAACAAAGACGATTCACCGCGCAGCTTTTCACAGCAGCAGCGCTATGTCCCGTTGGGCACGAGCCAGAGCCATAGCCTCAATCAATCTCATATCGTTTCCCTCAATCACGTTCTTTCGCCCAAAACCTTTTACGAGGTTCGCTTCAATTATTTGGACTACCGCGGCAAAAGCTATGTCTTTGCCGATCCGAATGCGCGGCCGGATTATTACATCTACATCTACCCGGATACCACGGCCGACGGCATCGTATTGCCGGATCTCACGCTGAACCCCTTAAAGAGCAAAGAGGACAGCATACGTTTTGAACAGCTCAAGCAGGAGCGGCGCCGTTATCAGTGGATCATTGATCCCAATGGCCCGATCGGCTACATCCATCCCGACTCCAACAGCGTGCCGGCAAGCTATTCGTTCTGGAACGACGGCAGCGGTCGGAACTACAGCCGCAGCCGTACCCAAAGCTGGATCGCCAAATTCGATCTGTCCAGCCAAATCGACAGGATCAACCTGGTCAAGGCCGGTTTCGAGTTCCGGACGCATCGGCTGGACAATTCGAGCTACTCGTTGATCGCCGCGACGAATCCGGCATCGAACGAAGAGATCGTTCCTTATATGCCGACGATCCCGCCGATCGACAGTCCGCAGCGCAGCGATTACGTGCGCACGCCGAAAGAGTTTTCCGCCTATATTCAGGATAAAATGGAACTGAAGGAAATCATCTTTAATATTGGTTTGCGCTTCGACTGGTTTGACGCCAATTATGTTGTACCGACTTTTTCGGACGACCCTGATATCTATCATCCGATCAAGCCCGAGAATACTTATAAAAACTGGACTCCTCCGCCTGCCGGTCTCAATCAGGCCGAATACGACGCTTATCTGCGTCAATTTGAAAAATATACACCGGAAGAACGACGCGCGTTTATGCATAAAAAGGTGAAACCGAAAATGCAGCTCAGCCCGCGTCTCGGCATCGCCTACCCGATTACCGATGCCGGCGTGATACATTTCTCGTACGGCCATTTCTTCCAGATTCCGGCCTACAATCAGATGTACACCAATCCGGATTTCAAGATTAATCCTTCCGGCGGCAACATCATTTTCGGTAATGCCGATTTGAATGCCAAACGGACGGTCCAGTATGAAATCGGTCTGCAGCAGCAGATCGCCAAGGACTTGGGGATCGACGTCACCATCTTTTACAAGGACATCCGCGATTGGGTTGGAACCAGTCCTCTTGTACGCACGGCTATCCCGAGTGTTCTCTACTCGACTTATGAGAACAAGGACTATTCCAACGTACGCGGCATTACCTTCAAGATGGAAAAACGCATGGCTGCGAACTTTTCGGCAAACCTCGACTATACGTTCCAGATTGCCGAAGGCTCATACTCGAATCCGAATGACGCCTTTAACGCCCAAGTCAACAACAATGAGCCGCGCTTGAACCTCATTCCTCTGGATTGGGATCGGCGCCATTCACTCAATATGCAGTTGATTTATTACAAAAATCGCTGGACCGTCAGCGCCATCGGGCGATTCTACAGCGGCTTCCCCTATACGCCCTCTTTCCCGCGTGCCCAATTTGTCGGCGGCTCGGCGCTGTCCAGTCTGCCGGAGAACAGCTCGCGCAATCCTAATCAGAAGGTTGTCGATCTGCGCATCAACCGCCAATTCCGATTAGCGGGTTTAGATTTTAACCTCTTTGCCTACATTAATAATCTGTTCGATTCCGACGATGCTGTGGCGGTTTACTCGGATACGGGTTCACCGGACTACACTACCAATATCACGCCGTCACGGGTCAGCTATGACTCGAAGCGCGTCGGCACGGTGGAGCATTACGTCCTGCAGCCCGGTTACTACACCGCGCCGCGCCAAATCCAAGTCGGCTTTTCGGTCGGCTTTTAA